AATATTAGCACGGACAGATACAGTCGTTTTCGATAAAACCGGAACGCTAACCCAAGGTAATGCCAAAGTTGTAGCGGTCAAAACCGCCAGACCAGAAATTTCTTCAGCCTATGTCTTACAAATTGCGGCATCGGCAGAACAAGGTAACACTCATCCTGTAGCTAGTGCGATTCTGCGTCATGCCCAGGAGAATAATATCAAAATTCGACCTTGTGAAGCTTGGGATTATCGCATTGGCTTTGGTGTTGTTGCCCAAATTTCTGGACAACGGATATTAGCCGGTAGCTATCGTCTGATGCTGCAAGAAGGCATAGATATTAATCCCACTCATCAACGTCATCCAGAGCTAAGAACAGGTAGCCAATCTACAGTGTATGTGGCTATGGGTGGTGAGTTATTAGGCGTGATTTTGTATACAGACCCCGTTCGTCCAGAAAGCGCCCAAGTAATTACCATCTTAGAAAGCCAAGGTCAGCAGACCTATATATTAAGTGGCGATAGTCAACGAGTCGCCAGTCGTGTGGCTCAAGAGTTAGGCATTAATAGTAATCATGTTTATGCAGAATCGTTTCCCGATCAAAAAGTCGATGTCATTCGCCAACTCCAAAGCCAAGAACGGACTGTAGTTTTCATTGGAGAAGGCATAAATGATGCCGCAGCTTTAGCACATGCAGATGTTTCCATTTCTTTTGCTAGTGGTATTGATATTGCGCGAGAAACCGCCGATGTAGTCCTCTTAGATGATGATCTGCGGGGCATACCTCATGCCATTGCGATCGCAAAACAAGCAATGGATATTATTTACCAGAATACTGCCCTCATTGCTATACCAAATATTGCTGTAGTACTTGCAGGCATTTTATTTGCTTTCGATCCAGTTTTAGGCGTCATCGTCAGTAATGGTTCAGCCCTGATTGCCGAGTTGAACAGTTTCCGCCCCCTGTTTAATGCCCAAGCCGCTCCTAGCTTCGATTCAGTCGTGGTAAAATCTATACCCGATACTAAACGCCCTGCTAAATCTGCTGAAACCCTTGCTGATTCTAGAGAACTGCAAGTACTTACTCCCGATCTCCAGCCCACAGTCCCCAGTTAAGGGACTTCCAACTAAAAAAACTATCCTATCGCGGTGTAGGCAGGGGGGCAGGGAGCAGGGGGCAGGGGGAGAAAGCAAAATATTTATTATCTGAGTAAATTGGATAATTTATTTTCTGGAAGTCCCTAATAATTTGTCAAAACTTTTGTGGAATATATGCGATTTCATCGTACAATACTTCATTAGATATTCATCAATGTAAATGCTGCTTCAGGTTCAGAGGAAACTATTATGCCTCGATGTCCTGTTTGCCAAACGAAATACGTTGCAGATAAAACCGAGAATTGCTCAGTGTGTGGTTGGAACCTCCAAGCCCACTCTTTGCTAATCGGGCTGATTCCAGAAGTCTCCTTGAAAGAGCAGACGAGATTGGAATGGGCACAAAATATTTGGGCAACGGTCAAACCTGCTCGTGAACAAATCCAGCAGTTTCAGTCTCAGCTTCAAGAAGGAGACCAAACCATCGCTCAACTCCATTTGGAGTTAGAGCAAGCAAACCAACAATGTCAAAAACTTTTAGCCACTTTACAACAACGAGAATCAGATTTAACTGGTCTGCTTTCACAATCAGACCAGTTAAACCATGAATTAAGCGACTTACGGGGACAACTAGAGCAAACAAATCAACTTCAAGTTCAATCTCCAACACCAGAGATCATTGAAGCAGAATCTCAAGGTCAAACCCTTTTAGAACTGGAACAATCCCAAATTACAACAGCTTTACCAATCAAGGTGCAAACTTTGATTTTTCAGGTAGTGACTGTTGATACACAAGGACAACTGGCTAATTGCTATGGAAGTGAAGCTCACTACTTCCAGGAAGAACTAGAGAATGTTGCTTTAGATATGATTATCCTGCCAGGGGGTGTCTTTTGGATGGGTTCCCAAGAGGCGGAACAAGGGCGAGAAAGTCACGAAGAACCCCAGCATCAGGTAACAATTGAGCCTTTTTGTATGGGAAGATTTACAATTACTCAGGCACAATGGCGCGCGATCGCTAATTTACCAACTATCCATCGCTCCCTCGATCCTGAACCAGCCCATACTAAAGGCGAAAACCAACCTGTAGAACAAGTTTCGTGGCACGATGCGATCGAATTTTGTGCACGGCTAACCAAACTCACCAGACGAGATTATCGCTTACCAAGCGAAGCAGAATGGGAGTACGCCTGTCGCGCCAGAACAACAACACCTTTCCATTTTGGTGAAACCATCACACCCGAATTAGCTAATTATGACGGCAATTATATCTACAACTTAGAACCTGTAGGTCAATATCGCCAACGGACAGTACCAGTAGGAAGTTTCCAAGTTGCTAACGCATTTGGACTATGCGATATGCATGGCAACGTATGGGAGTGGTGTGCCGATGCTTGGCACGACAACTATCAAGAAGGTCCCTGTGACGGTAGTGTTTGGGAACAGGCAGAACTTCAGCATCGCCTCTTGCGAGGTGGTTCTTGGTATTGTCTACCAAGCCTTTGTCGTGCCGCTCAACGCCATTGGGATAAAGCTGATCACGGGGGTAGTGGTATTGGTTTTCGAGTAGTCTGTTCTAGTGCAAGGCAGGGTGCAAGGGAGAATAACAAATGACAACTCAGCACTAATTAAGTGAGGATAAATATGTCAAAACAGGTTAAACAATTTCACGAACTGATTAGCCAAAATCCTTCTCTGGTAGAGAAGCTAAAAAGTGCATCTGACCGAGAAAATTTTGTAGAGTTAACGGTACAATTAGGTGCAGAGTATGGTTACAGCTTTACTCCCACAGAAGTCGAAGCCTACATAAACCGAAATATGCTGATACTGATGAGACAGTTTTCTTGAAACTTTTTGGTTCCAAGCTCGACTTGATCCAAAATTAATCATTTGGTTCTTACAAAGGTTTGAGCATCAGCTTGAGCGTTGCCAAAAAATGGATAAAGTCGAGATCACAGGAGCGTTGCTGATTGAAAGTATGCATTAGCCTCACGCAAAGGCAAGGCAGTGCGTTGCAATAGAGTTGTCTGAGCGCCGGAAGTCGGCAATGCCTACGGCAACGTCTCCGACGAACACAACTTCGGGAGGTTCCTTCCGTTGTATCAACTGTCGTCGGCAATACCCGACTTTTTCGCCCAAAGCGCAAAGGTACAAAAAAAAAGAAGCGTAATTTTGTAATTTCATATTCTGATTCAGCAACGCCCTGATCTTGAGTTGACTTTCGTAAACATTGTTTTTATTCAAGCAGAATATACTGTAGACTTTGTTTATTAGCAATAGACCAATAGAGTGATACCATACTCTATAAAGATATGCTTAACCTCTTGTTGTTAACCTCAACATTGTTTGTGTTTAGTTGGGCTGAGAGCTAAATTTTGGCAAATATCAGCCGACAACTAGCGGCAAACTCCACTAGCAACATTACGAAAGAAACACAATCTTCCATAACCCTAAATTTCAAGGCTTGTAAAATGTGTTTCAGAAGAGGAAAGCAATAGAACTTTACTATGGTAAGTATTTGATGACTTGAGAATCTTAGGTTACGGAATGCTTGCTAATCAGTAATTCTGACAATTTTACTAATCGAAGTAGGAAATAGTTGTTTACTAGCTTTTGTCCTCGGAAATTTCAGGTAAACGTGTCCTATTTGTGAATAGGCTGTGCCAAAAATTTCAAGCCTAGCTACTGCTGTGCAACTTTCCTCAATGTGTACAAACCCAATACAAACACAAAGCCCTATGTCAGGTCAAACCACTGCTGAAAAGCTTGCTATAACCGTTATTGAGACTTATCCATTGAGTCATGCTGAAACTGTACATTACGAAGTGGTTCACTGGATTCCGGGGCGGTTTCGCGTTCGGATTCCCCAACTTGCCTGGGATGAAGAATATAGTCAACAGCTGAAGTATGTTCTAGGTAAATCGGATTTTGCAACTGAAGTTCAAATTAACCCTCCAGCTAGTTCGTTAATTATTAACTACGATCACCAGCCAACTGCAATAGGAATCGCCACTATTCAAGAGAAATTGTTTCAGGCAATTCAGCAGGCAGCGACTGTTGAAATTCCTACAGGATGGACTGGTGAAGAGAAGGAAAAAGCTAACAACGAAGTAGACTTTGTGGAACGTCTGGGCTTTCCTTTAGCAGGTTTAGTACTCAGTTTGGGTGCAATGATTGGGCTGCCAATTCCTCCTGTTTTGATTGGTGCTGTTGTATTCATTGGTGCAATTCCTGTATTCAAACGAGCATGGGATGCTATTCAAGAAGAGCGCCAATTAACTATTGACTTCTTGGATGGTTTAGCGATCGCGTTGCACGCAGGGACGGGACATTTCTTTGCTCCATCCTTCATGTTAGGTTTGGTAGAAGGAGGCGAAGTCATCCGGGATATGACGGCGCGGGGTAGTGATCGAGCATCCCTCGACCTTCTAGATTGCTTGAGTAAAACTGCGTTCGTGATCCGTGATGGAGAAGTCGTAGAGATTCCCACTCAAGATGTAATTGTTGGCGATCACGTCGTTGTCTATCCCGGTGACCAAGTTCCCGTTGACGGGATTGTCATGGAAGGAACAGGGATTATTGACCAGTGCAAACTCACGGGTGAATCAGTACCCGTAACGCGCAGAGTCGGAGAAGAAGTCTTTGCTTCTAGCTTATTGGTCGATGGTACATTAACCATCCTGTCAGAACGAGTTGGCAACAACACCCGGGCTGGTGTGATTGTCAACCTGATGCAGGATGCACCTGTGCATGATACACGGGTCGAAAATTACGCGGCAACAGTTGCAAATCAAATGGTAATTCCCACCTTGTTAATTGGTGCAGGTGTGGGCATTTTTAGCGGCAACCTGAACCGAGCGATCGCACTGCTCACCTTAGACTTTGGTACAGGCATTCGGGTTTCTGTACCTACAACAATTCTATCGGTTCTCACCTACGCGGCTCGCAATGGCGTTCTGATCCGCAGTGGTCGCGCTATTGAAATGTTAGCGACCATTGACACCGTTGTTTGTGACAAGACAGGAACACTAACTATTGGTCATGCAGGTGTCAACGATATTGATGTTATGGAAGTCCGCTTAACCAAAGATGAAATCTTGTGTTACGCGGCTAGTGCTGAGAAAGGTCTAACCCATCCCATTGCTGAGGCGATCGTTCATCACGCTAAAGACACAGGTGTTGCCCTCAAAGTATGTGAAGAGTGGGAATATAAGATTGGTCTGGGTGCAGTAGCAAAAATCGACGGTATGAATATCATCGTCGGTAGCCCCCGATTCATGAAGCAAGAAAACGTGGATTTGGAGGAATACGACATTCGCTATCCCGATGCCAAATCAGGCGGTCAATCCCTAGTTTACGTAGCAGGCGATGGTAGACTGCTCGGCGTGATCCGCTACAGTGATCCACCACGTCCAGAAAGCAAAGAAGTCATCCGCGAACTCAAGGAAATGGGCATTACTGTGCATATGCTCACAGGTGATGTGACGCGGGTTGCTAACTCTATCGCCAATAATCTTGGCATCCATCCCAATCATGTCACTGCTGAAGCTTTCCCAGAAAAGAAAGTAGAAGTAGTTAAAGGATTACACGACAGTGGTAAAGTTGTGGCATTCTGCGGTGATGGCATTAATGACTCTGCCGCCTTAGCTTACGCCGATGCATCAATATCCTTTGCAGGTGCCACCGACATCGCCAGAGAAACAGCCGATGTGGTGCTGATGGAAGATGACCTGCGCGGCTTAATCATGGCGATTAAATGTGCGCGTCAAGCAATGGATATTATTTGGCAGAACACCATAATCGTGGCAGCTCCCAACTTAGGTGCGTTGATCTCCGGTATTTTCTTCGCTCTCGACCCACTTTTAGCGGTAGTAATCAACAACGGTACTGCAATCCTGGCAGAACTGAATGGTCTACGTCCGCTTATCGGCCCTGGTGAAGCTACGCCATTAGGACATCAGCTCAGTGCAGCTGAAATTGCTGAGGAAGAAAAACGATTACAAGAACGCGCTCATAGATCCGAAGCAGTTAATGTTTCACCGACTTCTGTAGAAGTAGAGACTGAAGTAGTGGTTCTTTCGTCTGAGGTGGAAGAAGCTCAAACTAATGATTTGGGTGTGAGTGAGTCTGAATCAGAGACAGCAAACATAGTTTAGAGGATATTGGGTACTCTGGAGTACCCATTC
This genomic interval from Nostoc flagelliforme CCNUN1 contains the following:
- a CDS encoding Nif11-like leader peptide family natural product precursor, producing MSKQVKQFHELISQNPSLVEKLKSASDRENFVELTVQLGAEYGYSFTPTEVEAYINRNMLILMRQFS
- a CDS encoding heavy metal translocating P-type ATPase, whose product is MSGQTTAEKLAITVIETYPLSHAETVHYEVVHWIPGRFRVRIPQLAWDEEYSQQLKYVLGKSDFATEVQINPPASSLIINYDHQPTAIGIATIQEKLFQAIQQAATVEIPTGWTGEEKEKANNEVDFVERLGFPLAGLVLSLGAMIGLPIPPVLIGAVVFIGAIPVFKRAWDAIQEERQLTIDFLDGLAIALHAGTGHFFAPSFMLGLVEGGEVIRDMTARGSDRASLDLLDCLSKTAFVIRDGEVVEIPTQDVIVGDHVVVYPGDQVPVDGIVMEGTGIIDQCKLTGESVPVTRRVGEEVFASSLLVDGTLTILSERVGNNTRAGVIVNLMQDAPVHDTRVENYAATVANQMVIPTLLIGAGVGIFSGNLNRAIALLTLDFGTGIRVSVPTTILSVLTYAARNGVLIRSGRAIEMLATIDTVVCDKTGTLTIGHAGVNDIDVMEVRLTKDEILCYAASAEKGLTHPIAEAIVHHAKDTGVALKVCEEWEYKIGLGAVAKIDGMNIIVGSPRFMKQENVDLEEYDIRYPDAKSGGQSLVYVAGDGRLLGVIRYSDPPRPESKEVIRELKEMGITVHMLTGDVTRVANSIANNLGIHPNHVTAEAFPEKKVEVVKGLHDSGKVVAFCGDGINDSAALAYADASISFAGATDIARETADVVLMEDDLRGLIMAIKCARQAMDIIWQNTIIVAAPNLGALISGIFFALDPLLAVVINNGTAILAELNGLRPLIGPGEATPLGHQLSAAEIAEEEKRLQERAHRSEAVNVSPTSVEVETEVVVLSSEVEEAQTNDLGVSESESETANIV
- a CDS encoding SUMF1/EgtB/PvdO family nonheme iron enzyme, coding for MPRCPVCQTKYVADKTENCSVCGWNLQAHSLLIGLIPEVSLKEQTRLEWAQNIWATVKPAREQIQQFQSQLQEGDQTIAQLHLELEQANQQCQKLLATLQQRESDLTGLLSQSDQLNHELSDLRGQLEQTNQLQVQSPTPEIIEAESQGQTLLELEQSQITTALPIKVQTLIFQVVTVDTQGQLANCYGSEAHYFQEELENVALDMIILPGGVFWMGSQEAEQGRESHEEPQHQVTIEPFCMGRFTITQAQWRAIANLPTIHRSLDPEPAHTKGENQPVEQVSWHDAIEFCARLTKLTRRDYRLPSEAEWEYACRARTTTPFHFGETITPELANYDGNYIYNLEPVGQYRQRTVPVGSFQVANAFGLCDMHGNVWEWCADAWHDNYQEGPCDGSVWEQAELQHRLLRGGSWYCLPSLCRAAQRHWDKADHGGSGIGFRVVCSSARQGARENNK